A window of Rhinolophus ferrumequinum isolate MPI-CBG mRhiFer1 chromosome 23, mRhiFer1_v1.p, whole genome shotgun sequence genomic DNA:
CTGCCGTGGGGGCTGTGGGAACGGGAGCCCAGCCCAGAGGAGAGGGGCTCACGTGCAGGTTGTCACTGCTCCGTGCACTGTGTCTCCCACCGACAGCTGCGAGGTGCGCCCAGGCCCAGAGTTCCTCATCCGCTCCTACACCTTCTTCCCCAACCGCCTGTTCCGAGCCTACCAGTTCTACTACAGGGACCCCCTCTGCCGGGAGCCCGCCCACTCCCTGCTCATCAAGGGCAAGGTCCGCCTGCGCCGGGCTTCCTGGGTCACCCGGGGTGCCACCGAGGCCGACTACCACCTGCACAAGGTTGGCATCGTCTTCCACAGTCGCCGAGCCCTGCTCGATGTTGCCGGGCGCCTCAGTCGGACCCAGACCGGCCGGGACTGCGCCCAGCGACTGCCCCCAGCCCGGGCCTGGCTGCCCGGGGCGCTGTATGAGCTGCTGAGCACCCGGGCTGAGCGGGATTGCACGGCGGCCCTGGGTTTCACCATGCACGAGCTCAGCCTCGTCCGTGTGCAGAGCCACCTGCAGCCGCAGCCCCCCACCGGGCCCTGGCTGGTGGAGGAGCTGTACCTGGGAGACATCCACACCGACCGGGCAGAGAGGCGGCACTACCGGCCCACTGGCTACCAGCGCCCGCTGCAGAGCGCCCTGGTGAGTGTGGGGCCCTGGGGGAGGTGTGGGAGGGGGATGAACTCTGAGCCCTGGCCCAGCAGGCCCTACGTGATCTGCTCCCCGCCTAGGGCCCTCTCTGCTCCCCCACTCTGGTCTGCTGGCCACAGGacatttgcacatgctgttccttctgcttgaGCCATCTTTTCTTGGGTCTTTAAAAGGCTGGCTTTTTCCAGAAGGAGCCATTGTTCAGCCTACCCAGGTCTGATCCTCCTGACATCCTGTTCGAGGTCCCTTTCTGTCCCTTCTGGGCACGTGGACCTGGGCAGTTTGCCCCTCCCTCAGTCCTCAGCTCCAATGTCCTCCCCAATCCACACTCAGCACACCCTGAGCTAtcttgtttcttcacttgtttattGCTTTCTTCTGCCTCTAGAACTAGGCCCTCTACCAGAACAGTGCCCTGCCCCTCTGTGTACCCACACCTAACGCAGGGGCTGGCACTTGGTCGGGGCCGATAAATGTTGGTGAGTGAACCAGGGAGAGGGCAGTCTTCCTCCAGGGCCCTGCTGGGAGGCCACACAGCCCTTGGAAGGCCCCCTTCAAAGTTCCACATGAGGCACACTCCTCATTGTTGGCCTGGAGCCCGAAGCACTGGGCGTGCCCCTTCGTATTCATAGCAGGTAGAGTAGTGCTGCTCAGATTCTGACTGTTCTCAAGATGCCATCACCTGGGCATCTGGTTAGAATGTAGAGTCGGGTTCCACGGGTCTGTGGTGGGGCCTGGAATTGTGCATTTCTGATAGGCTCCCAGGTGGTCTGTGGAGGAAACTGCAGTCTAAAGGGAGCTGTCCTTTTTTTGGGATGCGCCCCCTGGACTCCAAAGGGAATTTCACTCCACCCAATTAACGTAGATTTTAAATGAAGCCATCACAACTGTCTGTCTGTGGGGCAGATCCAGTAGCCCCTCCTTGCCCGACGAGCACACGGGCAGAAAGAAACTGAACATCCTTTGTACCAGGACGTGCTCTGggcacccagcacagagcctgaccAGCACGGGCGGAGCCTTGCGACCTCTCCTGTGTGGCTGGTGATGGCAAAGGAACCCCCCTTCAGAAACATGTTTGTAAAAgcgtaaaataaaatacatcggATTTCAACAGAAACCAATGCTATTAGTTACTTAAGTCTGAAAGCATGAATTTGTGCCATAGGAATACTATGATTTGACTTCGTTTTTCTCCCTTAATTTCAAAGTAGTGATGAGCATAAAGAAAGTTTCCAGTATCTGCCACCCTGTTCATATGAGAGAGGCAACAAAGTCAGAGTTCCGAGAGCTACAGGGATTCGTTGTCTACATTCACAATGAGAAGAAACGTTAGGGGGTTGGTAAAAAGGAGTCAAGGTTGGCACTTCAGGTAAAGAATGTCTGTACTTGGCACCCAAGGAATATTCTTCGAAAGTGAGATGATTGGACGAACGGAAGGATGATGAGTTCAGGAGTCCCTATCAAGTGCTCTTTGAGCATCAGCATGTTTGAAGTGCCTACTGTGTACTAGACACTCAAGGAACTAACTAAACCAGATGGGGCAACTTGCCACCCGTGGGAGCAGCCGCTCGTCAAATCACCCTAAGGCGGGGGACTGGGGAGGCGCCCACCCTCCTCGCAACACGGGATCTGGGGAGCAGAGAAGCCACACAACAAGGAACTCTCATAATTAGCAAACCAACCTGAGCTCTTGCCGCGACCTCAAAAGTATTCTTTTTTGGGCAGTCAATGTTCTGGATTGGGCTGACGCTGCTCCTCCTTCGAGAGGAGAAGCATTACCAGGTTGCCAGAGGGGTGATTACCAGAGCCCACCACCTCATTAGAAGGGAACATGATTCTGAACGCAGAGAGGACGGACCCCGAGGCACCGAGGATGACGTGTTCATGTCTCCCCCAGGCTCTGAGCCTTGGACTCCTGCTGCCTGACCAGCCAGTGGGGCCAATGTCACGTGCAGTGTGATTGAGAAGCAGAACACACTGGAGTGTGTGCACAGATGAGCGGTGCCAGATGTACCGACATTACATTAGAAGTCCCCTCCccggaaaaaaaaggaagagaatttcaAAGAAGGAAACGCTGCAGCTAAACCCCCAAGTAACGAATTAGTCATTACTTTATGCTCTCGGGGCCCAAGCCTTGCCCACGACCCAAACCAGATGGTAAACATGAACATTTTTGGAAGTTAATTTAAAACGAATTGGATCCCCAAATTCATTGCGTGGATAGAGAATCCTAATCAATCAGCCAGCCAGCACTCGACCAAAATCATCTAAGCCTGGTGTCACCTCTGGGGGTTAATTAGAAACTGTTTTGTGATGTTTGAGAAATAACTTTATATAACAGGCTTAAACCAGTAAGAATTTGGCTGCCACACAAGCGTGAGTTCTGCTAGCTGGAAGCCTTGTTTATTAACACGCGCAACTCTGGACCTGAGCAGAACGACGCCTGGAAGATTTTTGATAAGAGACGGGTCCCTTCTTTCACCCCTTTCAAAAACATCAGAGAAGGAAATGcgttttctccccctttctctcacCTTAAAAGCTTGCTAGTTGTCACTTTGTTTCTGCTATGCATAAAAACACTTGCCCCAAATCACCAACTAACATTCCCTGTATCCTGTCTGCAGAAGATATCTCTGTTTTGGGGGGAAGGGCAGCCCTGGGATTATTTTGATGTCATGCATTATGTCCTTCAATACACGTTACTGTGACAACAGTCGGGATGTGGGTTAAAATGGCTAAGTTAGAGTAGTCTCTTACCAGCCAGTATCCCCATTACGGGCGCGCCAGCTAACTACCCAGCCTGCTCGCGTCTTCTCATCACAAATATTTCTGCTGCCATGTACTAGTATTTCAAAGTGCCTTCGAGTCCTCTGGGTCAAAATCCCGCAAaccaaaaataatatacttttctCTATTATGGAAATCAAGGCAAGTTCAGGTTCatcatagaaataaataataaatgcttataatGTGgcaatctgaaaaagaaaaaaaaatttttttctcaatcatCCAATGTGGCTAAAGTAGGACTCCCAAACGCCACTTTTTGGCATGGGAGTCATCCAGGAGCAATCTGTAAATCTTTTGCTGTTTGTAAGAAAAAGTATAGGAGCTGATTTCCCAGGTAGGTCCTCAAGATGTCCCTCCCCCTGGCCTGTCTTGTTCTGCATGTGCCCCGGCCCTAAACTTCCTTCTGGAATGGCAAAAGCAGGGGTCAGTTGCTAGTGCCCACATCAGCCTTGCTCTGACAAGTGTCTGCTCCAAAGACCTTCACCGTTCAGAATGACGCTGTAGACTAAATTCTGGGAGCagctcccttaaaaaaaaaaaaaaaaaacaaaaaaccaggaaGATGTCTGTATctggttcctttttggcctctacTGAGCTTGTTCCCTCCAAAATGCAGACTGACTACTCCCACACAATTTGGTTTAGCATCTGTTTCCTTTTGACATGTTTTACTGTCAACCCAGCTCATGTGACTTTTATAAGGCAAGGACAACCACAAATAAGAccaaagagagaggaaacaaattCCCAGCCTGGGCCACTGAGGGCTGTGGCTGCACATGACCACCTGGGGTGGCCAGTTCTCCCTCTTATAAGTAACACCGGAAGGGACATCTTTGTGCCGTATCTCTTAGCAACATGTCAGCCATCTCCTAAGCACAGACTACGCAGTGGGGGTCCGAGGGCGAGATACTTTCGTGTCTCTTCTCCCTTGTTGCCACATTCACTCACCAAAGGGAGTGGAAGGAATGATGCTCACCTTCCACGGTGAAATTTCTGAAGATAAAatgcctccctctgccccttAGTGGAGACTGCAGACCGCTCTGAGCGGAGCGAGGCTTTCTTcagagaatgggggagggggtcacACAGGCAGGGGTCCCGCTGGGCTCTACCACTCCCAGGCTGGAGAACCCTGGCAGGCCGCCTGGCCCACTGAATTTCAGCTCCTTCAGCTCTAACGTGTAACAGCTGCACGAGAAAAGCTTAGCACAGTTCCTGCTTCCTTTCGGAAGCACCCAAAAGAACGAGGGGGCAGAGGGTGTAACAACAGGCAAGGAAATGTAATAAAACTTAGTTGCCGACTTTCAGGACCAAGCAGGCTGGGTGTGGGAAAGGACAACTCTTTCAAAGCCCAGAACATAAGGCACCTCCATTCATTTctgattcatccattcattccttcatcatTCAGCCGATTTGTTCCCGCCGTGAAGAGGGCCCCGTTCCAGGCCCTGGGGATGCAGCAGCCACAGTCCTGGCTTTCTGGGGCTTACAGTCTAATGCAGGGGACGGGTGGGAAGAAGGCAATGACATGTCTCTGAGTGCTAGAGCCTGAGGACTGATGTGTGTGGGGTGGTCAGGAAACGTCACCAATCGGGCGACGTTCCAAGGAGAaggacagcaggtgcaaaggcccagaggagggaggagatTGCTGAGGTCCAGGAAGAGCAGAGCAGCCATGGGGTCCGGAAGCGGGGAGTGAAGGGAATGCCAGATGGGCAGAGCCGCACGACACCCCATTCCAGGCTGCACCCCTACTTCTCCGCCTGGGACAGTTACCActcttctgtttgtgttttgcCAGCACCACGCACACCCCTGCCCAGCCTGCAGCCTCATTGCCCGCTCGGACGAGCATCACCCGCCTGTGCTGCCCGGTCAGGCAGCCCTGCCCCTGCGCCTGGGCGGCCGGTGGGTCAGTCCCGGGTGCGAGCTGCGCCCCGCCGTGCTTTTCCTCACCAGGCTCTTCACCTTCCATGGGCATAACCGCTCCTGGGAAGGGTACTACCACCACTTCTCGGACCCTGCCTGCCGGCAGCCTACCTTCACCGTCTACGCAGCCGGCCACTACACCAGGGGCATGCCGTCCACCAAGGTCCTCGGCGGCACCGAGCTGGTGTTCCAGGTCACAAGGGCCCGCGTGACTCCCATGGACCAGGTCACCACGGCCATGCTCAACTTTTCCGAGCCAAACAGCTGCGGGGGCCCGGGGCCCTGGTCCCTGGGAACCGAGCGGGATGTCACAGCCACCAATGGCTGCCTGCCACTGGGTATCAGGCTCCCCCACATAGAGTACGAGCTTTTCAAGATGGAGCAAGACCCCCTCGGGCAAAGCCTGCTTTTCATCGGACAAAGGCCCACCGACGGGTCAAGTCCAGACACCCCAGAGAAGCGTCCTACATCCTACCAAGCCCCCCTGGTGCTTTGTGACAGGGTGGCCCGGGACTTCTCCAGGCCGCCACAGCACCGGCCTCTGCTGCAGGAGCCCCTCGGTGGTGGGGCACGGTGTCCTCGAGGGGCCCTTCTCCCCCTTCTGCTCCTAGTTCTCAGGCTGGCCTTCCTTGAGTGGCTATGAAATTGCTCTTCCACTTCCAGACAGCTCCTCGGGACACCGTCTGACCCCAGGGACTCCCTCCCAGCACAGACTCCCCCACTTGTCCGTGAGGAAGGCcagccctttccctctcctctgtcACAGACGGCTGCCCTGCCACTGTCAGCTCAGCCTGAGTCCTGGTGCCTCAACGGTCTACACCGCGGCCGGCAACCGAGTCCTGAGCACGGCCTGGGCGCCGTGGCAATGTCAACTGCTTTGAGTTTCACACGCTCGCTCCCAATTTTCGTGGGCAGTTTGGGGACCGGCACTGGGGTGTAGACAACACCTGGTCGCCCTGCTCGCCGGCACCCCTTCCCTCTCTGTACCTTTGGGGTTTTGTGCGACGGGGATGAGGGTCTGCCTGGGGACGCTGCCACCGGTCTGCCCGCCTGCGGGTTGTGTTCAAAGATCATTAATTCGAATTGGGGAACTTGTACACTCAAAGCGGAGCCATGAATTAAAGATGTCGCTCGGGGCTTTCAGTTCTCAGCTCTCTGGCAGAGGGCTTGTCTCCTCAGGGGCGAGTCGGCTTTCTTGAGCTCTGACTGCTGGCATCTGCCTGTGCTTCCGTGAGTCAGGCCTCAAGCTGTCCACACTGCGTGCATGAATCGAGCCCTCCTGGCCCGCGCTCACCCAGCGGCTCCACCTGAGCCGAGAAGCGTGGCTTCCCTTGCCCCCACCAAACACTACGCgctgggctggctgctggggGCAGATCTTCAGAGGAAAGCGGTATTTCCAGCCTTTGGAAAGTAATTAATACTAATGATAGCAGTAACACCAACGTGCTCTGTAATTCGCCCTGTACAGGCGTCCTCTGTTTTCAAGATTCCCTGTGTTTGACTGACAAGGAGGGAGAAAAACCTTCGAGAGTGTGTTTGGGACCACCTGAGGGAGAGAGGTCGGGGTCACTGGGCTACCTGGCGACatctggaggaggaggcagccttCTCGCCACGATGCTGATGTGCTGATGTCCGCCTAGGCTCAGAAGACGCGGTCACCAAGGTGGGGACAGGCTGTGCCTCTCCAGGGTCCCTGCCTGTGTTCCCAGGGCCTCATCTGCACATTGCAAAATTAGCCGGCATCCTGGTGGGCTCAAGGGTTTCTGGGACTGTGTGTGGACAGAGCCCCTCCATCCCCGCCTGAGTCCTATCTCTGGCTCTCATCACAGATCTTGAACAACAATTGTCTGTGAGGCTAATGACGCTTTCAGAAGGAAGCCCTTGTTCTCCGTCAGATTGTGTGGGGTTCAATCAGCCCGCTGAAATTGCTCTAACTTATCTACCCATTCttctcaaaaaaaacaaaaaaaaatacccacCAATCCACCAAGTTAATATTGTCTATAGGTCTCAGAGAAGCTACGAGTGTTCCTGGCATATTTACCAAAGtacaagaaataattatttatggtCTCAGAttgcatgggggtgggggtgggggtggggctcctgGTGGGGATGACAGGGGGTGGCCATAATGTGTCCAGGACTGAGCAAGTCTCATGTCAGAGGCTTGAGGCAACCATGCCATCATTTACCATCAAATTTGAatctttgaataaaattaaacagcCTGAAAAATGTTCTTGCTGGTTATTCAAGTCATCTGAGGGGATTATGGTTCTAAAGAAAGGAAGTGAAGTGTCTTCCAGAGAATGTGTGAAAGAATAAAACCCGTGGAGGTAAACAAATGTCTCTCTGTTCTGCACCTTCAGTTCATGCTACGGTCCTGCCCTACTCAGAACTCTACAGGGGCCTCAGAATAAAATCCCAGCTCCTTGTCCACCTTTGTCTGTAAAGTCCAGCCAGACCTCCCCATGTCCCGCATTCTGTTTCTCAATCACAGCAAGCTGTTTccggcctcagggcctttgcactgccATCCCCTCTGCCTAACATCTCTTCCCCCAGAGCCGGAGAAGCTTGGCTCTTTTCATTCAAGTCTCAGACcacatgtcacctcctcaggtGACACCCACCATCCATCAAGCATACCAAAAAAGcagtttctttttcccttgtcCTTCTATCCATCCCACCACtccattttgtgtgttttataagGCTTCCTGGTCACTGTCTGAAATGATTCCTTCACATTTATTCTCTGCCACGCATGTAAAAGGGAAGGACTGACTCAGTCCCAGTGGTCTTTTCAGCAGGCACACGGCACAACCTCAGGAATGATGGTTGAGTGATCCCCGTTAATCCTCGCCCCACAACCTGTAAAGAGGTCACTGCCATGTCAGGTACAGCGTCCCTCACGGTGGGGGCAACAGTGTGGATGGGGGCTGTGACTCCTTTGTGCACATGAGGAGATTGAGGCTCAGAGCACAGAGGGGGCTCGTCCAGGGTCACCAGCAGAGTCTGAGAGCGAGCTCCGTCTCGGGGTGGCTGTTACGGGGCTCAGGTGCCTGGCGGGGTGAATTCCTTGGCTGCACTTGGGGAAAGCAGTTCAGGGCTGCTCTGTGGGACATGGCAGGAGCCACCTCTAATTAGGAGACTATGTTGAGGAAGAGAAGGCCCCTGGCTCACTGATTAAACTGAGGTCCGTCCCCTCTGGCCTTCTTGGCTCTGAAGCATTTGGTGCCCCTAGAAAATATCACTGCTGGAGAAAGGACAACGGGCCCCATTTCCCAGACACTGGGCTGAAACAAGAAGGAGTCAGTTTGGGGGCCAAGGAGACAGGTGAGAGGCCGGCAGACCCGCCTTCTGGCCCCTTTCTTTGCTCCCTGCTGTTAGTCTGGCCCCTCCACGTAAAAGCCGAGATAGCTTTAATCAAAAGAGGCGAAAGTAAAACCCACAGTTCTcgctcaaaacaaaacaaaacaaaattaatgttctccattgtatgttcagTCAcgtttaaaagggaaaaaagccatGCAGTTTATAATTTCACAGCGCAAGCTCCCAGGAGAGtgaatgagctttttttttttttttttttaataaaaagtttaaattgtATACAGCTCTCAGAGGCCCATTAACTAACAGATGCTGGTTATCAAAAGaagttatttctttgctttttctaagCGAATGTGTTTAATCTCCCGGTGGTGCTGCTGGCCTGAGGAGCCGCTCACAGCGACAGTGACGGCAGTGACGCACTCGTCCTGGCCTCCTGGGGCCCGTGACTCAGGCTGGAGGGAGGCTGCAGGGGAAGGGGGGCAGCAGCTTCCGGATGGAGGGGGGATCAAATTAGGGCTGTGGCGCGGGCCCTCTTCTGGCCGTTAGTGCAGCCCTGCGGGGAGGGGCCGTTCCCACTTCCAGGGGTGAACTTGGGCAGCAGCGAGCAACCTCCAATGCGCTCTTGATGGCCTTCAGTGACTGAAAGCTGGTTCCGTCTCACACATACACAACCCCCATAAGGTGGACGTGAGGATGGGAGTAAATTACCTGCTATTCTGGAGCACtaaccctcctcccacctccgtCCCACCTCCATCCTCCACCCCAGCCAGGGGGCCTCCCAGCTGTTCTGAAATCGCCTTGAACCTGACCCTTCTGAGTCTTTgcgtgggctgtgccctctgcctggaaggcgCTGCCCACTCCACTCCCACTCGGCCACTTCCCACCTAGGCACCCTTTTTATGTCTGACACAGCATTCGTCAGCATCGCAATGCCCCTATCtgttcatttccttatttctcaTCGGCCTCTCTCCTCTAGGAATAGGAGTTCCTCGACAGCTGGcccatgtctgtcttgttccccACTATGCCCCCCAGTGTGTGGaaggcacacagtaggagctcaataagGACCGGTCAAATGAATAAACACTCAGTACTGGTTGGAGGCCCTGAACTCGAGCATCAAGATGACAACCACATACTCTAAGTACTGGCTTAGAATGGTGatgttattgctatttttttaataagatgggCAGAACAGAACCTGGAACTGTGAACCTGAGGATACCTGTCTTCTGCTAGCCAGGCCCTCTCTAGGAAAGGGACTGGGGACAATCGCTGTCCTAGAACAGAGGGCCACGGGGCCTGACTCGGGGATCCACAACACATTTCTCAAACCTATGAGGTCAGGGAGACTGGGAGACCCTCCATCCCATGCAGGCACCTAAGACTTTCTATCCTTGGCTGTGGAGCCCCCAGCTTCACATTCCTCACCAGTAAAATGAGCTGACACCTGGTGATTCCTGGAGCCATCCAGCCCCAACACCTGGAAAGAGCGTAACGGGACAGTGGTTCAAGGAGGATCAGTGACGTATTCTACGAGGAATGACTTTACACAAGGAAACTCTCAGCGAGGATGGGTCTTTTTTCCAGTgatgttatatttatttcctagGGGCCATTAATTAATAACCTACTACTCTTATTCCTacatttggtattttttaatccctccagagaaaacaattacaaaagaTTTAGGTGGTCATTACTTCTGTTAAAAATCAACCATGTCAGTTTAATAAGACCTAcatgtatttactgagcacccaacACGTGCCAAGTTTTGAACTGGGTGCCTTGGAAGGAGGGCTTCTACACTTCTGGCTCAAGTGGCCAGTGAAACGTACACATTTGCCTCTACTTCACTACCTCTGAAGCCCCAATAAATTatgggcaaaaaataaaaaagtacaaaaacacaTGGATAAacacaaaaggagaagagagcatAGCCAACAAGAGATGTCAGCAAAACTCTGGAATCTGGAAAACTGATGTGCAACGTGTCATTGGCAGAgcacagaaagcagaaaaaaagcgCTTGTCCAGAGGCAGAGATCAGAAGCAAGTCCATTCATGCCCCAAGGCTTAGGTATTGGTGGCCCACAGCCCTTGAAAGGCAAAACAGCAGAGGGGCTGAAAACAGGGGAACTGGTTGAAAGTCTATAGGACTTTTACCCCAAGACCCTGTCCCTAATCCCTGTTAAGAAACTGGACATTTAAACCAGGGGAATCTTTGGACTTGGAAACTGTCAGGGCAAGGTAGCAAGCTAAAAACAGAGGGCGTAAATAAAACTACACATTCCGCAGTGAGGTTGTACAGCATCTTTGTCCTCGAAAGATGATGGTCATGATTCCTCTCCAGAGAAATGAGCCTAAGCTAAACCAACTCCAGATACTGACAGCTAGAACATCCCTAAGTAGGTGTCTATTAGGGCCAGATCCAGTTAGCTTTCATAGAAACCCACCCTTCAACAAACCCCACTACACAGATGCAGCTGCCCATCAGCTTTTCAGTGCTTCCCTCATAAACACACAAGGACATTCAAGGATCACCAGGCACTGGACGAAAGCCTCCAATATGCTAGACACCAGCCTAGTCCAAAGTATCTAGTAGGTAGGAGATAATGCAGGTGACAGAACAACAACTATATACTACCCACAGTGAAAACAATGACCACCTTTTAAAGACCACAACCATTTTCAGTCCCTGTCATAGaatgacaacaaaaaagaacttatagaacaacaaaagaactatAATTTCCTCAGTGAAAACTAGTACATCTAGCAAGTGCTGGTTGCTATAAACAAATAGTAACTGGGAAAGAAAGGCTTcttgaaaattataaacatgatagaagaaaactgaaaattaaaaaacttcccctagaaataaaaaaaggataagGATTTAAAATGGTGTTAGACTTAAGGGCGACTCTAGAAGCTGGTGATCCGTGAACAATGCTTTTGAAATCCTCAGAATGATTTCCAACCTTGGTTTTTATACCCAGTACAATTATCAATCCAGTGGGAGGGCAGAATGGAACATTTTCAGACGTGTAAAAGTCTCAGGACAATTACCTC
This region includes:
- the APCDD1L gene encoding protein APCDD1-like, with protein sequence MPAAMLPYACVLVLLGARTAEVLGTAGGGRLRWEPHCQQPLPNRVPVTALLPPRLEGPWISTGCEVRPGPEFLIRSYTFFPNRLFRAYQFYYRDPLCREPAHSLLIKGKVRLRRASWVTRGATEADYHLHKVGIVFHSRRALLDVAGRLSRTQTGRDCAQRLPPARAWLPGALYELLSTRAERDCTAALGFTMHELSLVRVQSHLQPQPPTGPWLVEELYLGDIHTDRAERRHYRPTGYQRPLQSALHHAHPCPACSLIARSDEHHPPVLPGQAALPLRLGGRWVSPGCELRPAVLFLTRLFTFHGHNRSWEGYYHHFSDPACRQPTFTVYAAGHYTRGMPSTKVLGGTELVFQVTRARVTPMDQVTTAMLNFSEPNSCGGPGPWSLGTERDVTATNGCLPLGIRLPHIEYELFKMEQDPLGQSLLFIGQRPTDGSSPDTPEKRPTSYQAPLVLCDRVARDFSRPPQHRPLLQEPLGGGARCPRGALLPLLLLVLRLAFLEWL